DNA sequence from the Thunnus albacares chromosome 22, fThuAlb1.1, whole genome shotgun sequence genome:
TCTGAATTTCTGACCTGATTTAATTGTAATAGTCACAACACTCAGCTTTCTAAAGCATATAGAGCACAATGGACACAGTGTGTATGTTGGCCAGGATAAGTTTGACTGTGTGCAAGAGTTTTTCAGGCAGCTAAACTTGGGACAATTAAAAATTTCATCTTTTATATAATCATTTATATCACATCAATTACACACTGAATGTTCTGCAGAAACTGCAGAATAAAACACTCCACATCAACATTGACTGTATGCTGTAGAGCTACATTGTGTATTAAGGTAAAATACGAGCTTAGCTGACGTAAAAATCCAATCAATCTTTGCCTTTTGGGACCTTACAGCATTTAACCATTGCAGGACAATGCTACAGAAGGACAAACAGGACAAAAGAGTCGAATTGATTGGCTCGCTCCACTCCATCCCTCATTTCACATTACAAGAAGCCCACACTAAAAGCAGGAGGGACAAGATGTGCACCGTGTCCTCATGATCTTTGATTGCTGAATATGGTGTTTAATATTTCATAGCTTTACATTGATGAGATATGGCCACAAAGAGCAGGCGAGCAATGGTCACACTGCTGTGCTAAAAGAACAGAAGGTTGTTTTGGTGGAGGCGATTTCTTGTGAAGGTGTCAAGGTTCAGGCAAACAACAACCTGACACTGACCTGACTCTTTGGTTGTTATCTGTCATTGAGAAGTCTGATGTGAAGGAGGACAGCATTGATACAGGATGTTTGCTGCTTTATGAGGTTAATCCTTATGTCAACGGCCACACAGATGGGCTGACCTGCTGGGCTGCAGGGATGAGGTTACAGAGGGGAAGGAGGTGAAAATCGTCGCTGCCTGTCCAGTTATGACAAGTAGGAGAGAGGGATGCGTGAGCTCGGGCAAAAATCTAACAACTGGAAGGGGAGGGGGCAAAGGGGGGGGGagtcaaaaaatgtttcatgcTCTGATGTCATTAGGAAGGCGAAAGCAGAGCTGTAATCCTATTTTAATCGCAGTGGATTTATTAAACAGGAGCAGCAGGTTTAAATCTCAGCAGATTACACAGAAGGCCCAAGGAGATGTGGAGAGGGGGGGTCGGAGAGGCTTGCGTAATCTAGTGCACTTAAGGTGATATGGTTCATCTTTGACCAGTCAGGACTGACTGAGAGGGTGGTGCGACGGGTGTCGGGGTGATCCTCAAAATGAGCAGTAAAGTCAGAGGgctttacagtaaataaactcTTAATTATTGAATTATGtgaatttattgatattttgttatattaagAGCTAAATTAAAGATTCAATTAAGATGCTCCCTGTTAGAATAATTACTTTTGACAAGATTAAGACAGACTGGCTGCAGATGTTACTAATTATTTGGACGTGTGTGTATACTTCGGTGTCCCTTGGAGTCGGTGCAAATCTTCTTGGCACCCTTTGTAAGAGACCTTTACTATCATAAAAAAACGGGTTAGTCCCAGGTCGTGTAAGATCTGGACTTAATCAAATCAACACTTAACATGCTTCAACCTCTAGAGGTCACCAGTAATAAAAAGGTTACcaatcaaaaaatatatatatcaagaAAGTGGAAGAAAGTGAACAAATCTTGTTGCTGTGGATtttagaaacataaaaaaatatgtgattgGTCTATGTCAGGTTTTATGACAATGAGGAAAACACTGGAGAAACTATAATCACTTTGTTTGAGGAACCTTAGCATGAGGGACTTTTTCAGAAAATCCTTTGTGTAACAAACtttgaacatttaaatatatgcCTCTTGCATAAATAATCTAAACTAGACTTAAGACTTGTCTACCACAACATAACTTATTATAAACATTAAAGAATTTTATCATCAAGTCATTCAATTTAATagtttaacacattttcagaaaacTGAATAATCAGCAAAAAGAGTGCAAAAATAATTAACTTGTAATTTTCACTGTCAAAAAACCAACTCTGTTAAGCATAAAACCAGACAGTTTCATTCCTTTAAACAGGATGCATAATGTGCCAATACACTCTACAGAGCTGTGTGTTGTCACTGAACTTTGTCTTTGCCAAATGCTTCATCTAAACGGATGCCAAGCTCACCATCTGTTGGCTGAGCTCAGCAAATGTCAGTTTGTGACACCTTTGATAAGGAGCCATTTTGAGCTATTTCTCAGGCATATCTAAATGCATCAGTcagatgcttttaaaaatactattaaaaaatattcttgAAATATGTTTGcaaaattattaatataattgTTTTTTGCTGCCATAGATTATGTTGGGGAAAAACTATATACTTGATGAAAATGGCCCTCTATATTCCTCACCTGTGTAATACCTTTGCTAACTTCTTCAAACCCCAGATTGCTTTtgcatattgttttattttatcaccAGTTAATGCAGTTGCAGGGTCACTCACTGAAACATTTAGCATACATTAGCATAGCTAAGACAGACAGATCATAATGTTCAAAAGAAGAGGCTCCCCTGTCctatggtggaaaaaaaaacaactttccaaATTCTTGGTATGTAAGGAAATGTGTTAAGAAATATGAGTTACTtcactgtgtcactgtgtccatgtgcttgtgtgtcatACAAGAAGACAGCTGAAAGATCcttctcaaaatgtaaaaaaaaaaatgtttacaattataaaatattaGGGTTAGGCataaatgtatgtattattacatcatttgcacacatacatatgtatttGCATCCTTGTCTAGAGGCTGTGGAGGTTGCCTCCTGATACAGTCCCACCCTGTAACCTGTCAGATACCTGCGGGTAGCACATGTAACTCTGCTGCCATCTTCTGGACAACTCATGCATTGTCAATTCGTGACCTGTACCTTCTGGGTTCTCTCAAACCTTGAGATAGATGTGTcattgcttgaaaaattacatgaaaatatgaaaactttCCAGTcaatactgtaataatataaatcaGATACAGGTAACTGTAACTGGAGATTTTCACAGATAGGTCTAAGGGTCCactcacagaaaaaagaaagaaagaaaaaaaagattatgttAGGAAAGCCTgagatttttaatgttttttgtgtgtctttcagaAGAAAAATTGgtgaatgtttctgtgtcttttaaTGGACTTCAATATCAAGTGAAAAGGGTGTCACAACAGCTGCAATTTACACACAGGATTACTTTAATCAATGTTTTGTCTTGAATATATTCACTATATTTGCCACTTGTATCAAAGAGCCAgcttcattttttaatgttagtCTTCATTTCTATTTAATAAGCATACGTACACCTAAAAATTAGTTTCATACTTACTGTGTGTAGTAAAACTTTAGCACCAGCAGGAGGCAGTCTTGAAATAGCCGGGTCCTCCATGCTGGTGTTACACTGaatttggtgacccatcagattctctGACCTGCggtgttggaagaagtactcagatcttatacttaagtaaaagtatcaataccacaatgtaaaaatacttgattacaaataaaaatcctACATTCAAAATTCTACTTAAGTAATACTATGGACACAGCTAACATCTAAATATATTTAGGTACTAAAGTAAAGTACTAATTTAAGCagatttttaaatgcaggactttgtGACTTTTTGCCATTGTGgtattgacatttttacttaagtaaaggatctgagaaCTTCTTCCAAAGCTGCAGGGAACAGAATATGACgggtcaccaaatacggtgtaacaccAGCATGGAGGCACTTTAACCCTTGACACGCGCCCAAGTCCTTCCTCTTCCGGTTACGGCGATAGCAGGTATGGTGGCTCCTGCTTTCCTCCGATACATTATGTCTAAATAATCCAGTGTAATCCTACATTTTAGAGGAACATTTTGTCGATTTCAAGTAAAGATGATACTAAAAACAAGTCTATGTTTATAACTGCGTGATGATTTCATGACGAAGTGGATtatatgtgacatttttaagGCGCGTCTTCAGGGTCCCTGAAAGGCCGCTATTAATACACCAGACTGAGTGTTGTAGAGTTGCTGTAGTTATGTTCAAAATgtctatatatgtataattcagttgTAGACTTGAAAGAGTGTTTCTGTGGAGTTAAAGAAAGACTGCTTACATATTGTTTACTAACGTTGCTGTTAGCCGGTGTAACCAGCGGCTTTAGCCGTAGCATCGATAGCATAGCAATCAGAGTTATTAGCATCTAAGCagcatgttttctgtcttaacTGAACATTGTGTCTGTTTCCAGCTTCATCATGGTGCAGCGCCTGACTTACCGTCGTAGGTTGTCCTACAACACCGCCTCCAACAAGACTAGACTGTAAGTAGTACGTTAAATAGATCAGATTTAACGTTCTCATTGCTTAGAGTACACGTACTGAGACAACGAAATGTTGCTTAGCATCTAACCGGCAGCGCAAAAGAAGCAGTGAAGTGCAGTGTAATGTACTTATATATGATGTATTGATATTATAAACCGTAAGGGAACGTATGAATGTGCCAAAATACATGCAGTTTGAGCAGtattaataaaatgaacagaGTGATGTGAATATACTGAGATATAGAGTGAACATTAGTATCAGCATGAAATATAAATACTAGGAAATGCAGAGTAAACAGCTCAAAGTATGATTATATGATATACACACTATAGATCATATATAAACATTGTAGACAGTAATATAATAGTAGATATAACCAGTGTAGCCTGTGGTATATATATGCACTCTTGATAATAATGGTAAGTAGTGGCTAGTTAGTGGTTCAGTCTTGGAGGaaggtgtgtctgtgttaatGGTGCCAGTTAGTGAAGCCGGCAGCATCATTAACAGCCAAAATATTCCAATTTGTAAAactgtctttgtttctgtctttgctgaCCTGTAGGTCCCGGACGCCTGGCAACCGTATTGTGTACCTGTACACCAAGAAGACTGGCAAAGCTCCCAAGTCAGCATGTGGCATCTGCCCAGGAAGACTGCGTGGTGTAAGTAGATGCTTTATATTTGGATGAAGGCTCTTTGCTTCCCCCCAgtatgctgtatgtgtgtgtgacttgttTTCCTGTGTAAATAACATGCTTTGAGGCTTTGTTAGGCTCACCTGCTCCCCTTAAATACTgacatcaatcaatcagtggATGCTCTCCCCAGACAACAACTACAGAAAAGTATTTGCAAGACTTGCACTGAAAGTTTTTCTCAGTCCTACAAAGTAGAGTTAAAAAAATTAATGAGAACTTATAACCTTAAAGTCACACTATAGATTATTACAATAATTTGTATTCGACATATAAGTAAGACTGAATAGATGCTACATTAGCCTGTAAAGATACTGGTCTTGATTTCCTGCACCAGTAGCCACACAGCTCCTACGCTGCAGTTTTTTGGAGGGAAAAATGCCAGACTATAGTTGATCTTCTCCACATGGTGTCAGAttcattagtgttgtttttaaagtttgaacTCTCCTACCTGCATCTCAGATAGAAGCCACCACAGATGCAGAAGATGTATTCTATCAGATGTTGTGTGTTGCTGCTTTGTATCCTCAGGGGAGAAAAAGTATAGAAAAGCTTCCCACATCTTTGACATATTAAGTGGTGGTAAATGAGGAAGCCTTTGTTTTTTGTGGTGTAACTACAGATCTGAAGTGATCACTTCAGTGTGCTAACATTATGAACATCTGTTAGTGCCATCATGTTTGAGATTAACAGAATTGTTTGATAGTGATTCtaggttttttttgtaaactttGGTCATTcacattgttaaaaatattgaattaatgTTAAACAGTACACAACATGAACTGGAAAGAACATGTAGTGGTTTACGTTATCTAGATTGAGGTCTGTTCTaattttttgtaataaaacagtGGATGTTTATATTTGGGGATTGGAGTTTTAACTAAATTAACTGAAATGCAACTGTAGCACTAGGCAacataattacagtttttaatcAAAGTGGTGTCTTGAGTAGTTAGTTGGCTTTAATGAAAGGTCACACAAGCAAGTGGTGTTCAAATCTTTGGTCTGCTCGTTAGCCTGATTGTGAAAAGCTTCTCTTACATCAATGTGTTTATTCTAGTAATTGGGTCAAGGCCATTGCTAAAACTCAGAAGGATGAGATTTTATGGTCTGTTCCAAATTAGTATTTTACATCTGAAAACTGAAGCACACACAAGTGTTTGAGATCAGAGCTGTGTGGATCTGAGGGGACATAACAGTCCAAATCAACATGGTCCAACTGTACTTGCATCATCAAGGTGTTTCATTTGTCAGCATAATTGTATACTGTACAGTGGTctagattttaaactcaaaactttaaaacgataagttttttttttgtcttcagttGCACACATCTTCTAAGGTGCGTGTGCTGCTTGCCTCTTATCTAACCCAATGCATTAAACACTTACAGGTTCAAATGTAGAGTAGCTATAACCATATCCTTTGGCCTTCCTGTTGAGTAGCTTACTAttcaaattttgttttaaacagaTGTCGGATTGCTCCACTGCTTTTGAACATGTGTGGGATAACTCTACTGTTATGGTCTCTATTTGTTTGAGTTGGTACTTGATGCAGCTCTGTTCTCATGATTATCATATTCTTTGTCTTGTAGATTCGGGCTGTTAGACCTCAGGTTCTGATGAGGCTCTCCAAGACCAAGAAGCACGTCAGCAGGGCCTACGGAGGCTCCATGTGCGCCAAGTGTGTGCGTGACAGGTAAGAGAAGCATTTCTCcctcatcttttttctttgctaAGAAGTTAGAATAACACCTATTACATTGAAGACGCTGATAAAATTTAGTCCAAACTTTTCACATGTGTAATGGGGATTAAGATGGACAGTCAGTCATGATTTATTCAAGTTTAACATTACTAATGCAGTTATCTCTTATTCTCAGGATCAAGCGTGCTTTCCTCATTGAGGAGCAGAAGATCGTCGTCAAGGTGCTGAAGGCCCAGGCACAGAGCCAAAAGTCTAagtaaaatgtgtatttgtactgccacaataaaaaaatgacaaacaaatcCATTTCTtgctcagatttttttttttttccattgaatTGTAAAGGCAGGCAAAGGAGAAATCTGCATGACTGGTTTGTGATCTTTGAAAGCCTTGCTTCTGATAAATTAGGATTTACTGCAGATATGTTGACAAATGCAAAATTTATTAGAAATAGTTATGGGACGTGATGGATAGtgataattttacattttataataaagTGAGGTTTACATGAAGCCAAATACAGTACGGTCAACAATGAAAGCTTGTGAATCAGGGTTATGTAGGAGAAAGTTTCTCTTTGAAAGCAGCAGTTGTAGCTTAAAGaatctgaacacatttttacagactAAATATTTCAAGTATTAAAATCACTTGGAGTGCTCAGAGTGTCCTGTTGACATGTTGGTTTAAATTTGAATGTAGTCCTTTAACATGCTATGGGATTATAAAATCCTAATAGGATGACACACTGATTCTAACCACTTAAAATCTGTTTTGCGGAGACTGGAAAAGCTCTGAACTGAGTTAAATGACTCTGActctgtttttaatctggtATTATGAGGTAGTTAGGATGAAATTGTATAAATGGCTCAAGTCACTAAAATCTtcatgaaataaagtttaagtCATTATATAGAGGATAAAGTTGATGATTATGTCAAGAAGATTAAAGGGTTGTCATAATTTAGAGGACGTGTGAAGAATTGTAAATAGAAGATAAAATCAAATCTTTAAAGGGAAATGATATAGAGGACAAAGCAGTACGGGAGAAATAAATTAAACGGGCAAATTAAGTTTAAAGTTTTGCAATAAAAAATTCAGTCGTAATACTTATTTACTCTGTCATTTtgaagtgaatgaatgaatagttttATCTTCGTGTCTGGTCATTACATTACCCATGCCTCATGGGATTATTCATATACATTAACgaacaacaaaccaaacatcCCGGTATTTTAACCCACCATCGTCTAACAGCAAAATACATCAACACCATCCAAACCCTACAatagaaatacaacaaatacCCAAACAGCCCCAAAGCCCCCAAAACAcaatatacaaaacaaaacaatatctACAGATGCATTCATTAGTGCAAAACACTGTATATTTGATCCAGTTCGTAAACCAATAGTCTGCAATCCATATAGAATAGAGTATGAGGAATTTACCATGTTATTCTTCTTGTCCTATCTCATGCTTTAGAAATATATTCAGAAAAcgcaaaaacattatttaagaAAAAGGTATATAATTAAAGCTCCACTCCCAATTCCTATCAGAGTCAGAGTAAGATATGCAAAGCCTTGAAGATAAAGAGTAAACACTTAAATTGGAGGAAAATCCCATTACTGACATTGCGATAAAAATAATTTTCGGGTCTTCATGTTCAAAATCTAGTATGATAAATTTTAAGTGTATTCATCTGTTTATTACTATGTTTTTAACTTTGCGTCGCATCCAGTAATTGGTAATGACGCAggctaaaaatgtatttatatatatttttttgatttaaaacgggattttttttttggaattttactgtaaaatatctttatgaaatcaattaatttaaacactacaaaaaaggaaaaaagagcgCATGTACTTCCGGGACACGTCAGCGAAGCCGCTGCGCAGACGTCACAGATCTCGGCCAGCGTCAGTTGCTGCACTGTCGCTACAGGACATATTTTCAAAAACCATGGAGACTTTATACAGTATACCGTTTGCTGTGCTTGAATGTCCAAATATAAAACTGAAGAAACCGTCGTGGCTGCATATGCCGTCGGCTATGACTGTGTATGCGGTCGTTATTGTGTCCTACTTTCTCATCACCGGAGGTAAACGGACCCTGCTAAGCTAAGActgctagctaacgttagttgTTTAATCTACGACATGTCAGCTTTCATATAATTCCCAAGCGCGGATGGTAAAAGGCTTTGGGTGTTCTTATCAGCTTCTTAACGCTAGCAAGTACGAAGTTAATGTAATGGACGAGAGAGGAAGCTAAATTTACAGCTAAGCTAGCACAAAGACCCTACTTGAGTGTATCTTAGTGTTTTTCAAAAGTGGTTGTCTAAATATAACGGCGAGGAAGTGTAGTTTTTCTTTTAGATCTTGCTAGTTGTTTTGTTGTCGTGTTTAACGTTATCAGCTGGCTGTACAATGAGCTCAAACGCTGCTCTACAACTGGGAGTTGTATTATGCTTTgattgatcaataatcaatgaTTTCCTATCGACACTGCAGGAATCATCTACGACGTCATAGTTGAACCACCAAGTGTGGGTTCAATGACTGATGAGCATGGACACCAGCGGCCAGTTGCCTTTTTGGCATACAGGTATGGCAGTCCtaaacattttgcatttcaCCAAACTTAAACTAAATCACAGAAGTGATAAAGTAGCTACGAGTTGTACTAGTAAATCATAGCTAATGTAAGTTTGTATGTTTTCCAGAGTAAATGGCCAGTACATCATGGAAGGACTGGCTTCCAGTTTCCTCTTCACAATGGGAGGCCTGGGCTTCATAATCCTGGACCGCTCCAATGCACCAAACATTCCCAAACTCAACCGCTTCCTGTTGCTCTTCATCGGTTTTGTCAGCGTACTCCTCAGCTTCTTCATGGCAAGAGTGTTCATGCGCATGAAGCTGCCGTAAGTTGAAACTTGTTTCCCACAAAAAAGACCTatatgtgtaatttttttttaaattcaaacagCATTCTGTTGCTTACTAAATTGATCCGACTCTACTGCAAATGTTAGTCTGCAGTAATACTACACTCACATGTTTGCAGTTGTTTTGTCAGTCTTTgcaaataagttgtttttttttccaggggaTACCTCATGGGCTAAAGGCACAAAGAGCACACTTCATCTGACAGATGATTTGGATGGTGGACAGGAGGCATCATAAAAAAAGGTGGAAGAAGGCCCAACAGGCAGCCAAACTAAAATTATGAATAAACTCAATTTCTGATATAACCAACAACGAATAAGGACTGAAAGCACTGACCTTGCTTAAGAAATTAGACCCGGCTGCACTGACAGTCTCACACTGGCTGTGTCTTATTGTTGTTCAGTGACTTCCTTTCTGCTCCTTTTCTCCCCTTGCATTGTTAAATCCAACACTAATGCATATGCTCTATATTGCCACATGCATTACTGGTACTGGCACATCATTACCAGATGTGTTGTTTCCTTGACAAAACCAGGAAAACTGCAAAACTCATGTTCTTTACTTCCTAGTATGTTTAATCTAGAGGACACTTATATTTAGTTTTCAGTTTACTGACAGAGCCTAGAAATATTATGCAGTAGGAGAAAATATGTCTCATACTCAGGAGAAAAAGGAAGTCACTGGACATTGTTGGGATGAAGCCATTGATTTGGAATCAAGATTAGCACTGTAAATCATTTAGAGGGGAGTTACaatactgtttgttgtttgtttttgtaaagcagTTATTGAAAATGCCTTGAACCTGTCACAGTTGCATTTTTGTACAAGATGGTGAAATAAATCTTCCTTTTCAGAGCTCCTTGCAGTAGTCATATGTATATGAATTGTCTTATATAAACTAATTCAGGATCAATTTCTACTGTATGagtttaaaatattgtattaaGAACAAAACTGGGCAAGGAGTAACATAACTATCTGCCTATTGTGGCCTGTTTCCATATACAGTTATTTGGTAACCATTTGCCCTCCAGAAGGTGGCGATATAGATCTACCAAGCACAGttttgtgtgcagctgtgttgtATTGAGGTCAGATAAAAAGATACCACCGGACACTACTGACAGCCTCAAAATACTGATCATATTTTCACAGAAATAAATTCGTCATGGTTATCCATCTTAAGCTCAAAACTTACTGGGTTATTATGATAATGACCTTGAGGAAATGGCAAATATTGTatgatttaaaaattattaCAATAGAAATTAGTTACATATactttagttttagtttttctaGTCTGTAGTTTGGAGCGAAGAACAAAATCAGATCTACATGGTTATGCCTAGTTGTTACTATTTGGTTCAACACTAAGTAGCACACCCCATCATTACATACACTAAGGAATGCTGAGTATGGGGAAAATGCCATCTGTT
Encoded proteins:
- the ostc gene encoding oligosaccharyltransferase complex subunit ostc — encoded protein: METLYSIPFAVLECPNIKLKKPSWLHMPSAMTVYAVVIVSYFLITGGIIYDVIVEPPSVGSMTDEHGHQRPVAFLAYRVNGQYIMEGLASSFLFTMGGLGFIILDRSNAPNIPKLNRFLLLFIGFVSVLLSFFMARVFMRMKLPGYLMG
- the rpl34 gene encoding 60S ribosomal protein L34, with protein sequence MVQRLTYRRRLSYNTASNKTRLSRTPGNRIVYLYTKKTGKAPKSACGICPGRLRGIRAVRPQVLMRLSKTKKHVSRAYGGSMCAKCVRDRIKRAFLIEEQKIVVKVLKAQAQSQKSK